A window of Neisseria canis contains these coding sequences:
- a CDS encoding cytochrome c biogenesis protein ResB: protein MRFAVALLSVLGIASIIGTVLQQNQQATDYVVKFGPFWSEIFRFLGLYDVYASSWFVLIMLFLVISTSLCLWRNIPPFMREMKSFRLQAKAQSLAAMRHSVELNHNLSPDVAARYLEVQGFVSKTAEREDGSVIVAAKKGSANKWGYICAHVALIVICVGGLIDSNLLLKMGMLTGRIVADETSMFAKDFKPESVMGENNISFRGNVNVIEGQTADVVFLNADKGMLVQDLPFSVTLKKFHIDFYNTGMPKDFASDLIVTDRKTGAKSEHTIRVNHPLTVEGITIYQASFADGGSDLKFKAWDLSNPGRQFADLNAKSMAAFPLNLAAQKYQVEFDQFSAMNVEDMSAPVEGEKDFRSKLNDVRAVKQEKRFTNIGPSIIYRLRDSAGQAVEYKNYMLPINQGGSYFFISGTRQALDQQYRWLRIPADNQGKIDTFMMLRELINNQDERGKIVVRAAEAAPQDVRRQFGQAVNNTLELFARKGFPGIEEFITQAFPAGQQDKMREYYYKIVYGAVNATLEQAVADGKLAVWAPDNARDLFVAHVLEAYSGLKEYPAPVLLQLNGFKEVRSSGLQMTRSPGASLVYLGSVLLVLGTIFMFYVREKRAWVLFDKGKVRFAMSSSRNERDLEKEFPEHTRHLQELAEDLNHE from the coding sequence ATGCGCTTTGCCGTGGCGTTGTTGAGTGTGTTGGGCATTGCCTCGATTATCGGTACGGTGCTGCAGCAAAACCAGCAAGCCACGGATTATGTGGTGAAATTCGGCCCGTTTTGGTCGGAGATTTTCCGCTTTTTAGGCTTGTATGATGTGTATGCCTCAAGCTGGTTTGTGTTGATTATGCTTTTTTTGGTAATCAGCACGAGCTTGTGTTTGTGGCGCAATATCCCGCCGTTTATGCGGGAAATGAAATCTTTCCGCCTTCAAGCCAAAGCCCAGTCGTTGGCAGCCATGCGCCACAGCGTGGAGTTGAACCATAATCTTTCACCGGATGTGGCAGCGCGTTATTTGGAAGTGCAGGGCTTTGTCAGCAAAACCGCCGAGCGTGAAGACGGTTCGGTAATCGTGGCGGCTAAAAAAGGTTCTGCCAATAAGTGGGGTTATATCTGCGCACACGTTGCGTTGATTGTGATTTGCGTGGGCGGCTTGATTGACAGTAACCTGCTTTTGAAAATGGGTATGCTCACAGGCCGTATCGTGGCCGATGAAACTTCCATGTTCGCCAAAGATTTCAAACCTGAAAGCGTGATGGGGGAGAACAATATTTCTTTCCGAGGCAATGTGAACGTTATCGAGGGGCAAACGGCGGATGTGGTGTTTCTCAACGCCGATAAAGGCATGTTGGTTCAGGATCTGCCTTTCAGTGTTACCCTGAAAAAATTCCATATTGATTTTTACAACACCGGCATGCCGAAAGATTTTGCCAGTGATTTAATCGTAACCGACCGTAAAACCGGTGCCAAATCGGAACATACCATCCGTGTAAACCACCCGCTTACGGTCGAGGGCATCACGATTTATCAGGCCAGCTTTGCCGACGGCGGATCGGATTTGAAATTCAAAGCGTGGGATCTGAGTAATCCCGGAAGACAGTTTGCCGATCTGAATGCCAAATCGATGGCGGCATTTCCGCTGAATTTGGCGGCGCAAAAATATCAGGTTGAATTTGACCAATTCTCTGCTATGAATGTGGAAGACATGAGCGCGCCTGTTGAAGGGGAAAAAGATTTCCGCAGCAAATTAAACGATGTGCGTGCAGTGAAGCAGGAAAAACGCTTTACCAATATCGGCCCTTCCATCATTTACCGCCTACGCGACAGCGCCGGACAAGCCGTTGAGTATAAAAACTATATGCTGCCGATCAACCAAGGCGGATCGTATTTCTTTATCTCAGGTACGCGCCAAGCTTTAGATCAGCAATACCGTTGGTTGCGCATTCCGGCAGACAATCAGGGCAAAATCGACACGTTCATGATGCTGCGCGAGTTAATCAACAACCAAGATGAGCGCGGCAAGATTGTGGTGCGCGCCGCGGAAGCTGCGCCGCAAGATGTGCGCCGGCAGTTCGGTCAGGCAGTCAACAACACTTTGGAGCTGTTTGCGCGTAAAGGCTTCCCCGGCATTGAAGAATTTATTACCCAAGCATTTCCTGCAGGGCAGCAGGATAAAATGCGGGAGTATTATTACAAAATCGTGTATGGCGCGGTAAACGCCACGCTGGAGCAGGCCGTGGCAGACGGAAAGCTGGCGGTTTGGGCGCCCGATAATGCGCGTGATCTTTTTGTAGCGCATGTTTTGGAAGCCTATTCAGGTTTGAAAGAATATCCCGCCCCTGTGTTGCTGCAACTGAACGGTTTCAAAGAAGTGCGCTCTTCCGGCTTGCAGATGACCCGCTCACCCGGCGCTTCGCTGGTTTATCTGGGTTCGGTATTGCTGGTGCTGGGCACGATTTTTATGTTTTATGTAAGAGAAAAACGCGCTTGGGTGCTGTTTGACAAAGGCAAGGTACGCTTTGCGATGTCGTCCAGCCGGAATGAACGCGATTTAGAAAAAGAATTTCCCGAACACACTCGACATTTACAAGAATTGGCCGAGGACTTAAACCATGAATAA
- a CDS encoding MBL fold metallo-hydrolase, which produces MLSFLLKPYLFLKMLLGLIIVPAGAQAAQCSHNNLDVVVLGSGGPELTDKRASTGYLVRENGKARFIVDFGAGASLNFERAGGKINDLEALLFTHFHVDHSNDLPALVKASFFSDRERDLPIYGPTGNHTIPTTPEFIERHFGEHGVYPYLSDFLTGDAAFSIKPIAVNADKAKPQLFETKIAGFTLKAISVEHGLLPSLGWRIEKDGCSVTVSGDTSNAGKTLDILAKNTDIFIAHNAVPESSKDSIALKLHMPPSEIGRIARKTQSRSLVLSHFMQRTVNAKPASTSAIRQSYKGPLSFAEDCDIYSLKSGMKTGSCKQ; this is translated from the coding sequence ATGCTCTCCTTTTTATTAAAACCCTATTTATTCTTGAAAATGCTGCTCGGTCTGATCATTGTACCGGCCGGCGCACAAGCGGCACAATGCAGCCACAACAATTTGGATGTGGTCGTACTCGGTTCGGGCGGGCCCGAATTAACCGATAAGCGCGCATCTACCGGTTATCTGGTGCGCGAAAACGGCAAAGCGCGGTTTATCGTTGATTTCGGCGCCGGCGCTTCCCTCAATTTTGAACGTGCGGGCGGTAAAATCAACGATTTGGAAGCCCTGCTGTTTACACACTTCCATGTCGATCATTCCAACGACCTGCCCGCATTGGTTAAAGCTTCTTTCTTCTCCGACCGCGAACGCGACCTGCCCATTTACGGCCCTACCGGCAACCACACCATTCCCACCACGCCCGAATTTATCGAGCGTCATTTCGGCGAACACGGCGTTTACCCCTATCTTTCGGATTTCCTGACCGGAGATGCCGCTTTTTCTATCAAACCGATTGCAGTAAATGCCGATAAAGCAAAGCCCCAATTGTTTGAAACCAAAATCGCCGGCTTTACCCTGAAAGCCATTTCGGTAGAACACGGCCTGCTGCCTTCTTTGGGCTGGCGCATTGAAAAAGACGGCTGTTCCGTTACCGTGTCTGGCGACACCAGCAATGCAGGCAAAACGCTGGATATTTTGGCTAAAAACACCGATATATTTATCGCCCACAATGCCGTGCCTGAAAGCAGCAAAGATTCGATTGCTTTAAAACTACATATGCCGCCTTCTGAAATCGGCAGAATTGCCCGGAAAACCCAAAGCCGCAGCTTGGTGCTTTCCCACTTTATGCAGCGCACGGTAAATGCCAAACCGGCCTCCACGTCTGCCATCCGCCAAAGTTATAAAGGGCCGCTTTCTTTTGCCGAAGACTGCGACATTTACTCTTTAAAAAGCGGCATGAAAACCGGCAGCTGCAAACAATAA
- the tldD gene encoding metalloprotease TldD, with amino-acid sequence MQNTYQTVVRDLLGANQLSPEALAKSLGIIGANKVDYADIYCQRMAFESWHLEEGMVKSGSFQIDQGVGVRAVSGEKTAFAYADNLSMESIARSAEAVRAIGSIGGEGRVHVPLPVSGKAVHQTVNPMHSLDSAAKVELLNKVEALAKAADPRIVQVMAGLTCEHDLIYIARLDGKHAADIRPLVRLSVTVIAKQGDRREMGSSGGGGRFDLTYFSDEVLKSYVDTAVKQALINLEARPAPAGAMNVVLGSGWPGVLLHEAVGHGLEGDFNRKETSAFSGRIGERVAAKGVTVIDQGDIADRRGSLNIDDEGNETKRNVLIEDGILVGYLQDETNARLMGVPVTGNGRRESYAAAPMPRMTNTFMESGGHDPEEIIASIDKGIYAVNFGGGQVDITSGKFVFSASEAWWVEQGKLQYPVKGATIIGNGPEVLKHVSMIGNDMALDKGIGVCGKDGQSVPVGVGQPTLRIDEGLTVGGSET; translated from the coding sequence ATGCAGAATACTTATCAAACCGTTGTGCGGGACCTGCTTGGTGCCAATCAGCTTTCTCCTGAAGCCTTGGCAAAAAGCCTCGGCATTATCGGTGCCAACAAAGTGGATTACGCCGATATTTATTGCCAACGCATGGCTTTTGAAAGCTGGCATCTGGAAGAGGGAATGGTGAAATCCGGCAGCTTTCAGATTGATCAGGGCGTCGGTGTGCGCGCAGTTTCGGGTGAAAAAACGGCATTTGCTTACGCGGATAATCTGAGCATGGAGAGCATTGCGCGTTCGGCTGAGGCGGTGCGCGCAATTGGTTCGATCGGCGGGGAAGGGCGTGTGCATGTGCCTTTGCCGGTAAGCGGGAAAGCGGTGCATCAAACGGTTAATCCAATGCACAGTTTGGATTCTGCAGCCAAAGTTGAGCTGTTGAATAAAGTGGAGGCATTGGCTAAGGCGGCCGACCCGCGCATTGTGCAGGTAATGGCGGGGCTGACTTGTGAGCACGATTTGATTTACATCGCCCGTTTGGACGGCAAACATGCAGCCGATATCCGCCCGCTGGTGCGCTTGAGCGTAACCGTGATTGCCAAGCAGGGCGATCGGCGCGAAATGGGCAGCTCCGGCGGAGGCGGGCGCTTTGATCTGACTTATTTCAGCGATGAAGTGCTGAAAAGCTATGTCGATACGGCGGTTAAGCAGGCGCTGATTAATTTGGAGGCGCGCCCTGCGCCCGCCGGAGCCATGAATGTGGTGTTGGGCAGCGGTTGGCCGGGCGTGCTGCTGCATGAAGCGGTGGGGCATGGTTTGGAGGGCGACTTCAACCGCAAAGAAACCAGCGCTTTTTCAGGCCGAATAGGCGAGCGTGTTGCAGCAAAAGGTGTTACCGTGATTGATCAGGGCGACATTGCCGATCGGCGCGGTTCGCTCAATATTGATGACGAAGGCAATGAAACCAAACGCAATGTTCTGATTGAAGACGGCATTTTGGTCGGCTATCTGCAAGACGAAACCAATGCCCGTCTGATGGGCGTGCCGGTTACCGGCAACGGCAGGCGCGAAAGCTATGCAGCCGCGCCCATGCCGCGTATGACCAATACGTTTATGGAAAGCGGCGGGCACGACCCTGAAGAAATCATTGCTTCGATCGACAAAGGCATTTACGCGGTAAACTTCGGCGGCGGCCAGGTCGATATTACCAGCGGTAAGTTTGTGTTCAGCGCTTCGGAAGCGTGGTGGGTGGAGCAAGGCAAGCTGCAATATCCGGTGAAAGGCGCTACCATCATCGGCAACGGCCCCGAAGTGTTGAAGCATGTGAGCATGATTGGTAACGATATGGCTTTAGACAAAGGCATAGGCGTGTGCGGCAAAGACGGCCAAAGCGTGCCCGTGGGCGTGGGGCAGCCGACTTTGCGCATTGACGAAGGGCTTACCGTGGGCGGCAGCGAGACTTAA
- a CDS encoding c-type cytochrome, which yields MKRITLLALSVLACGVSAAPKADVAKGKEIAATLCSSCHATDGNSGIAAYPRLAAQMPNYIEKHARDIRDGKRTWGKAEEMRVSPGISTLTDEQIRDVAAFFATQYSKAGEVHPKENPELGAKLFRGGLAEKGIPACMSCHGPNGAGMPAGGTDTLAFPRIGGQHKEYVVEQLKAYQSGVRKNAMMEDVAKRLSAEEMNAVGNFIQGLH from the coding sequence ATGAAACGAATTACTTTGTTGGCATTGTCGGTATTGGCATGTGGGGTTTCTGCCGCACCTAAAGCCGACGTTGCCAAAGGTAAAGAAATCGCAGCAACTTTATGTTCTTCGTGCCACGCGACCGACGGTAACAGCGGCATTGCAGCTTATCCGCGCCTGGCGGCACAAATGCCGAATTATATTGAAAAACACGCGCGCGATATCCGCGACGGCAAACGCACTTGGGGTAAAGCCGAAGAAATGCGAGTATCTCCCGGCATTTCTACGCTGACCGACGAGCAAATCCGTGATGTGGCCGCTTTCTTTGCTACGCAATATTCGAAAGCCGGTGAAGTGCATCCGAAAGAAAATCCTGAGCTGGGCGCGAAGCTGTTCCGCGGCGGTTTGGCTGAAAAAGGCATTCCGGCATGTATGTCCTGTCACGGTCCGAACGGCGCAGGTATGCCGGCGGGCGGCACCGATACTTTGGCTTTCCCGCGTATCGGCGGCCAACACAAAGAATATGTGGTGGAGCAGTTGAAAGCCTATCAAAGCGGTGTTCGTAAAAACGCTATGATGGAAGATGTTGCCAAACGTTTATCGGCAGAAGAAATGAATGCCGTGGGTAACTTCATTCAAGGTTTACATTAA
- a CDS encoding TerC family protein, translating into MDFSWLADPVTWLGFATLIVLEVVLGIDNLVFVAILANKVKPAYRDRARVTGLVLAVMMRLVMLSFMVQMMRLTAPLFEIGGHAVSGKDLIMFFGGLFLLYKATTELHERLEGINHYAVADHQKTHAPFWGVVAQILILDAVFSLDAVITAVAMVQHIEVAMAAVVAAMSMMIWASKPLTEFVDKHPTVVMLCLGFLLMIGFSLIAEAFHVEIPKGYLYAAIGFSILIEIFNQIARRNTDKNAYSGRSWRQRTAENVLGMMGIRESVLAKAGSESEDDTHFEENEKSMIRSVLTLAERPIMGVMIPRRDIERLDISQSKEEQRVKLQETPYSRLLVVGKAGVDEPLGYINRKDLLSQILESGEINIQAAIRQPLILPDSTTALDAIELFRKSSADYALVVDEFGAVLGMVTMKDLLETIAGEFPEEFEREEEPALQENADESFTVDGSLEYVELVPQLNLPPQDEDTEYHTVAGLIMEELHTIPDVGDFITFHGWRFEVIEKEGQRIERVKITKLPEE; encoded by the coding sequence ATGGATTTCAGTTGGTTGGCAGATCCGGTAACTTGGCTGGGCTTTGCAACGCTGATTGTGTTGGAAGTGGTGCTCGGCATCGACAATTTGGTATTTGTGGCGATTCTCGCCAATAAAGTCAAACCTGCATACCGCGACCGCGCACGCGTAACCGGCTTGGTGCTGGCCGTGATGATGCGCTTGGTAATGCTGAGTTTTATGGTGCAGATGATGCGGCTGACCGCGCCTCTGTTTGAAATCGGCGGACATGCCGTGTCGGGCAAAGACCTGATCATGTTTTTCGGCGGTTTGTTTCTGCTTTATAAAGCAACAACGGAGCTGCATGAGCGCTTGGAGGGCATAAACCATTATGCCGTGGCCGACCACCAGAAAACCCATGCGCCTTTTTGGGGTGTGGTGGCGCAGATTTTGATATTGGATGCCGTATTTTCACTGGATGCAGTCATCACGGCAGTGGCAATGGTGCAGCACATCGAAGTGGCCATGGCCGCCGTGGTGGCGGCAATGAGCATGATGATTTGGGCCAGCAAACCGCTGACTGAGTTTGTTGACAAGCATCCTACCGTGGTAATGCTGTGTTTGGGCTTCCTGTTGATGATCGGTTTCTCGCTGATTGCCGAAGCATTCCATGTTGAGATTCCGAAAGGTTATTTGTATGCGGCCATCGGCTTCTCGATTTTGATTGAAATTTTCAACCAAATTGCCCGCCGCAACACCGATAAAAATGCCTACAGCGGCCGTTCATGGCGGCAGCGCACAGCGGAAAATGTGTTGGGTATGATGGGCATACGTGAAAGTGTGCTGGCCAAAGCGGGCAGTGAATCGGAAGACGACACGCATTTTGAAGAAAATGAAAAATCCATGATACGCAGCGTGCTCACGCTGGCCGAGCGTCCGATTATGGGCGTGATGATTCCACGCCGCGACATCGAGCGCCTGGATATTTCGCAAAGCAAAGAAGAGCAGCGCGTGAAGCTTCAGGAAACACCTTATTCGCGTTTGCTGGTTGTGGGTAAAGCCGGTGTGGACGAGCCTTTGGGCTATATCAACAGAAAAGATTTGCTCAGCCAGATTTTGGAGAGCGGCGAAATCAATATTCAGGCCGCCATACGTCAGCCGCTGATTCTGCCCGACAGTACCACGGCGCTGGATGCCATCGAGCTTTTCCGGAAAAGCAGCGCCGATTATGCTTTAGTGGTGGATGAGTTCGGCGCCGTGCTCGGTATGGTAACCATGAAAGACCTGCTTGAAACCATTGCAGGCGAGTTCCCCGAAGAATTTGAACGCGAAGAAGAGCCTGCCCTGCAAGAGAATGCAGACGAAAGCTTTACCGTTGACGGCTCGCTTGAATATGTGGAGCTTGTGCCGCAGCTCAACCTGCCGCCGCAAGATGAAGATACCGAATACCACACGGTGGCCGGCCTGATTATGGAAGAGCTGCACACCATTCCTGATGTGGGCGACTTTATCACCTTCCACGGCTGGCGCTTTGAAGTGATTGAAAAAGAAGGCCAGCGGATTGAGCGGGTGAAGATTACCAAGCTGCCGGAAGAATAA
- a CDS encoding protein adenylyltransferase SelO, whose amino-acid sequence MHTFRLHETAFAELPDIFYARVKTEPLGDPYWVAQNHDLAAALNLPDDFFDSPETLAMLAGSAKKYVPQPLASVYSGHQFGVYVRQLGDGRAVLLGQSEDAQGKAWEWQLKGAGKTPFSRFADGRAVLRSSIREYLCSEAMYGLDIPTTRALCIAGSNDTVFRETPETAAVVTRIAPSFIRFGHFEYFYHKGMHEYLQPLADFLIRHHFPECVQADQPYLALLQTISERTAGLVAAWQAVGFCHGVLNTDNMSALGLTIDYGPFGFLDAYDRRHVCNHSDSGGRYAYNEQPYVVHWNLSRLASCFLPLCEEAGLVAVLDAFPNLYRNAYLKNMRAKLGLQTERKEDEELITDMFNVLQGRRVDFTLFFRHLSETGNTHGEPVPPKLAALFGGQNMEAFISWLGGYRTRLRAENSDPQARAARMNAVNPLYVLRNYLAEQAIEQAKQGHFGEIERLRRCLDSPFEERAEFVDFAQPAPEWAAGICVSCSS is encoded by the coding sequence ATGCACACATTCCGATTACACGAAACAGCGTTTGCCGAGCTGCCCGATATTTTCTACGCCCGCGTTAAAACCGAGCCTTTGGGCGATCCTTATTGGGTGGCGCAAAACCACGATTTGGCCGCGGCATTAAATTTGCCGGATGATTTTTTCGACTCACCCGAAACGCTCGCCATGCTGGCCGGCAGCGCGAAAAAATATGTGCCGCAACCTTTGGCAAGCGTATACAGCGGCCACCAATTCGGCGTGTATGTGCGCCAATTGGGCGACGGCCGCGCCGTATTGTTGGGTCAAAGCGAAGACGCGCAAGGCAAGGCATGGGAATGGCAGCTCAAAGGCGCAGGAAAAACGCCGTTTTCCCGCTTTGCCGACGGCCGCGCCGTGTTGCGTTCTTCAATCCGCGAGTACCTATGCTCCGAAGCCATGTACGGCTTGGACATTCCCACCACGCGCGCGCTGTGCATTGCCGGCAGCAATGATACCGTGTTCCGCGAAACGCCGGAAACCGCCGCCGTGGTTACCCGCATCGCGCCGAGCTTTATCCGCTTCGGCCACTTCGAATATTTCTACCACAAGGGCATGCACGAATATCTGCAACCTTTAGCCGATTTTTTAATCCGGCACCATTTTCCCGAATGCGTACAAGCCGATCAGCCCTATCTCGCCTTGTTGCAAACCATTTCCGAGCGTACTGCCGGCTTGGTGGCTGCGTGGCAGGCTGTGGGCTTTTGCCACGGCGTGTTGAACACCGACAATATGTCGGCGCTGGGGCTGACCATTGATTACGGCCCGTTCGGTTTTCTTGATGCCTACGACCGCCGCCATGTGTGCAACCATTCCGATTCGGGCGGGCGCTATGCCTATAACGAGCAGCCTTATGTGGTGCATTGGAACCTGTCGCGGCTGGCATCCTGCTTTCTGCCTTTATGCGAAGAAGCCGGCTTGGTGGCCGTGTTGGATGCTTTCCCCAATCTTTACCGCAATGCCTATCTGAAAAACATGCGTGCCAAGCTGGGTTTGCAAACCGAGCGCAAAGAAGACGAAGAATTAATCACCGATATGTTTAACGTGCTGCAAGGCCGCCGAGTTGATTTCACATTATTCTTCAGGCACTTGAGCGAAACGGGCAATACACACGGCGAACCCGTTCCGCCCAAACTTGCCGCCTTGTTCGGCGGGCAAAATATGGAAGCGTTCATTTCGTGGCTGGGCGGCTACCGCACCCGTTTGCGGGCGGAAAACAGCGATCCGCAAGCGCGCGCCGCGCGTATGAATGCCGTAAACCCGCTTTATGTGCTGCGCAATTATCTGGCGGAGCAAGCGATTGAACAGGCCAAGCAAGGGCACTTCGGCGAAATCGAACGCTTGCGCCGCTGCTTAGACAGCCCGTTTGAAGAACGGGCCGAGTTCGTCGATTTTGCCCAACCCGCGCCCGAATGGGCGGCAGGCATTTGCGTGAGCTGCTCAAGCTGA
- the yihA gene encoding ribosome biogenesis GTP-binding protein YihA/YsxC: protein MNLFQNAKFFTTVNHLKDLPDTPAEIAFVGRSNAGKSSAINTLCNHVRLAYVSKTPGRTQHINFFELSDGNFMVDLPGYGYAEVPEAVRRHWVQLLGNYLQTRKELIGLVLIMDCRHPLKPLDMQMLDFFEATGRPVHILLSKADKLSKNDQIKTLSSVKKALKPFMERQEVSVQLFSSLKKQGIEEVNETVAGWFARLPQPQHEETPTEEYSQST, encoded by the coding sequence ATGAATTTATTTCAAAATGCAAAATTCTTCACAACCGTAAACCACTTGAAAGATCTGCCCGACACACCGGCCGAAATCGCTTTTGTGGGCCGCAGCAACGCCGGCAAATCAAGCGCCATCAATACACTATGCAACCATGTACGGCTGGCTTATGTTTCCAAAACACCGGGGCGCACGCAGCATATCAATTTTTTCGAGCTATCCGACGGCAATTTTATGGTCGATCTGCCCGGTTACGGCTATGCCGAAGTGCCCGAAGCGGTTCGCAGGCATTGGGTGCAGCTTTTAGGCAACTATCTGCAAACCCGCAAAGAGCTTATCGGGCTGGTGCTGATTATGGATTGCCGCCATCCGCTCAAACCGCTGGATATGCAGATGCTTGATTTTTTTGAAGCAACCGGCAGGCCGGTGCATATTTTATTGTCTAAAGCCGATAAATTATCTAAGAACGACCAGATTAAAACCTTGTCTTCTGTCAAAAAAGCGTTAAAACCGTTTATGGAACGTCAAGAAGTGAGCGTGCAGCTTTTTTCCAGCTTGAAAAAACAGGGTATTGAGGAAGTGAATGAAACGGTGGCCGGGTGGTTTGCGAGGTTGCCGCAGCCTCAGCATGAAGAAACGCCAACGGAAGAATATAGTCAATCAACTTAA
- a CDS encoding AEC family transporter, translating into MTGIFDAFLFALGVTLPNFLLLVFGWYLRRSGQIDAHFCAQASKLVFRYGLPCVLFVSLMKSEVHYQEQLMLVAAGAVSTLVLFLAAELYAWKRVPQLRDKGVFVQGVFRSNLGIIGLSFVSNAYGAPGLAAGAVYTGVITILYNILAVVTLSRSAEGSIGWRIKDTVKKIMTNPLILAIVAAMLLQQFNIAIPKTVMRMGGYLADIALPLALICAGATFDIRSVIHSSDISMQASIGRLIVAPVVAVAVGLAFGFSGIPMGVLFLMTATPVASASYVMAKSMGGNDVAAANITGITTAGAIFSAVAGMVWLRSAGLM; encoded by the coding sequence ATGACCGGTATTTTCGACGCATTTTTATTCGCACTCGGTGTGACGCTGCCGAACTTTCTGCTGCTGGTGTTCGGCTGGTATCTGCGCCGCAGCGGGCAGATAGATGCGCATTTTTGCGCACAGGCATCCAAGCTGGTGTTCCGCTACGGCCTGCCCTGTGTTTTGTTTGTCAGCCTGATGAAAAGCGAAGTGCATTATCAGGAGCAGCTGATGCTGGTGGCGGCAGGCGCGGTTTCGACGCTCGTTTTGTTTCTGGCCGCCGAGCTTTATGCTTGGAAAAGGGTGCCGCAACTCCGCGACAAAGGCGTGTTTGTGCAAGGCGTGTTCCGCAGCAACCTCGGCATTATCGGGCTGTCGTTTGTGTCCAATGCTTATGGCGCCCCGGGATTGGCTGCCGGTGCAGTGTACACCGGCGTGATTACCATTCTGTATAACATTTTGGCCGTGGTCACTTTGAGCCGTTCGGCTGAAGGTTCAATCGGGTGGCGGATAAAAGATACGGTCAAAAAAATCATGACCAACCCGCTGATTCTGGCCATTGTGGCCGCTATGCTGTTGCAGCAGTTTAACATCGCTATTCCGAAAACCGTGATGCGTATGGGCGGCTATCTGGCGGATATTGCCCTGCCGCTGGCTTTGATTTGCGCAGGCGCGACATTCGATATCCGCTCCGTTATCCATTCTTCGGATATTTCGATGCAGGCCAGCATAGGGCGGCTGATTGTGGCGCCTGTTGTGGCAGTGGCGGTCGGGTTAGCTTTCGGTTTCAGCGGAATACCGATGGGTGTGCTGTTTCTGATGACTGCCACGCCGGTTGCGTCGGCCAGCTATGTGATGGCGAAATCGATGGGCGGCAACGATGTGGCGGCAGCCAATATCACCGGCATTACCACGGCAGGCGCTATTTTTTCCGCCGTGGCGGGAATGGTATGGCTGCGTTCGGCCGGATTGATGTAA
- the ccsB gene encoding c-type cytochrome biogenesis protein CcsB, protein MNNATKTVKLPQHHLLRERSFWRSLNVADWLFAAFILLVAVTAQFKVPHQMDVYEVSILWGSAVATVLLGWFFKPMRWFVPVAIGLAYGAVMLYAGNFDNHDKFLLRYFLSSQSAIMWQCATVFLAWFCYIAGALVAAKQQRSTNTLLGMGSVLGWVSALAGFTGLLVRWHESYLLRPDAGHIPVSNLYEVFILFMVITALMYLYYEAKFSLQRAGAFVFTFMAGVVCFILWYSIAREAHQIQPLIPALQSWWMKIHVPANFIGYGAFCMAAMLGVAELVVLRRNGVRWLPDAQTIEEAMYKAIAVGFLFFTIATILGALWAADAWGRYWSWDPKETWAFIVWLNYAVWLHLRLVAGWRGKVLAWWAVIGLFITAFAFVGVNMFLSGLHSYGTL, encoded by the coding sequence ATGAATAACGCTACCAAAACCGTCAAACTACCGCAGCATCATTTGCTGCGAGAGCGCTCTTTTTGGCGAAGCCTGAATGTTGCCGATTGGCTGTTTGCCGCTTTTATCCTATTGGTTGCTGTGACGGCGCAGTTTAAAGTGCCGCACCAAATGGATGTTTATGAAGTGAGCATCTTGTGGGGCAGCGCCGTGGCAACTGTTTTGTTGGGCTGGTTTTTTAAGCCTATGCGCTGGTTTGTGCCGGTTGCCATCGGTTTGGCTTATGGCGCGGTAATGCTGTATGCCGGTAATTTCGACAACCACGATAAGTTTTTGCTGCGCTACTTTTTAAGCAGCCAGTCGGCAATCATGTGGCAATGTGCCACCGTGTTTTTGGCATGGTTCTGCTATATAGCCGGTGCTTTGGTGGCTGCCAAACAGCAGCGTAGCACCAATACTTTGCTCGGTATGGGCTCTGTGCTGGGCTGGGTTTCTGCGTTGGCGGGGTTTACCGGCCTTTTGGTGCGCTGGCATGAAAGCTATCTTTTGCGGCCGGATGCAGGGCATATACCAGTGTCCAACCTTTACGAAGTGTTTATTCTGTTTATGGTTATTACGGCGCTGATGTATCTTTATTATGAAGCCAAGTTTTCCCTGCAACGCGCGGGCGCGTTTGTGTTTACTTTTATGGCGGGTGTGGTGTGCTTTATTTTGTGGTACAGCATTGCGCGCGAGGCGCACCAGATTCAGCCTTTGATCCCTGCTTTGCAGTCCTGGTGGATGAAAATCCATGTGCCGGCGAACTTTATCGGCTACGGCGCGTTCTGTATGGCGGCGATGCTGGGTGTGGCGGAACTTGTGGTGCTGCGTAGAAACGGTGTGAGATGGCTGCCGGATGCGCAAACCATTGAGGAAGCCATGTATAAGGCGATTGCGGTGGGTTTCCTGTTTTTTACCATTGCCACGATTCTTGGCGCTTTGTGGGCGGCTGATGCGTGGGGCCGCTATTGGAGCTGGGATCCGAAAGAAACTTGGGCGTTTATTGTGTGGCTGAACTATGCGGTGTGGCTGCACTTGCGTTTGGTTGCCGGCTGGCGCGGCAAAGTGTTGGCTTGGTGGGCGGTTATCGGCCTGTTTATCACGGCTTTCGCTTTTGTGGGCGTGAATATGTTTTTAAGCGGCCTGCATTCTTACGGTACGCTTTAA